The Cellulophaga sp. L1A9 genome window below encodes:
- a CDS encoding type IX secretion system membrane protein PorP/SprF: protein MKKYLIIALFVFAGTTTLSAQQDAQYTQYMYNTISVNPAYAGSRGVLSIAALHRSQWVGLDGAPTTQTLNLHTPVSRRVGLGLSIVNDEIGNGTNQDTYFDAAFSYTIPTSEEGKLSFGLKAGGHFLNIDFSKLRNYGAESNLPNVDNKFSPNFGAGVYYHTNNFYSGLSVPNFLQTEHFDSAGTNSSSFLAEERLNIYFITGYVFDLNPNLKFKPAALVKAVKGAPLQIDVSANFLINDKFSVGAAYRWDAAVSLLAGFQISEQLMLGLAYDKETTDLGATRFNDGSFEIFLRYEFLTRYKKVITPRFF, encoded by the coding sequence ATGAAAAAATATTTGATCATAGCACTCTTTGTCTTTGCAGGGACCACAACTCTCTCTGCACAACAAGATGCGCAATACACGCAGTACATGTACAATACCATTTCGGTGAATCCTGCCTATGCAGGTTCCCGAGGGGTGCTGAGTATTGCTGCCTTACACCGCTCACAATGGGTAGGATTAGATGGGGCGCCAACCACTCAAACCTTAAATCTGCATACTCCGGTGTCTAGAAGGGTGGGTTTAGGACTTTCTATTGTAAATGATGAAATAGGAAATGGTACCAATCAAGATACGTATTTTGATGCCGCATTTTCCTATACCATCCCTACTTCTGAAGAAGGTAAACTCTCATTTGGATTAAAAGCAGGAGGACATTTCTTAAACATCGATTTCTCTAAACTTAGAAATTATGGCGCAGAAAGTAACTTGCCTAATGTGGATAATAAATTCTCTCCTAATTTTGGAGCAGGGGTTTACTACCATACCAATAACTTTTACTCCGGACTATCTGTTCCTAACTTTTTACAGACAGAACATTTTGATAGTGCAGGAACCAATAGCTCCTCTTTCTTGGCAGAAGAACGGTTAAATATTTACTTTATAACAGGTTATGTTTTTGATTTGAATCCTAATTTAAAATTCAAACCTGCAGCATTGGTAAAAGCTGTAAAAGGGGCGCCTTTACAAATAGATGTCTCGGCTAACTTCCTTATTAATGATAAATTTTCTGTAGGAGCTGCATACCGTTGGGATGCAGCAGTAAGCTTATTGGCAGGGTTCCAAATCTCAGAACAATTAATGCTTGGACTTGCTTACGATAAAGAAACAACAGACCTAGGAGCTACCCGTTTTAATGATGGGTCTTTTGAAATCTTTCTTCGCTATGAATTCTTAACACGATACAAAAAGGTAATAACACCAAGATTCTTTTAA